In the Paenibacillus sp. FSL H7-0357 genome, one interval contains:
- a CDS encoding ABC transporter ATP-binding protein, giving the protein MKQLIISGLEKKFGDVHALKPADLTIAAGSFTTLLGPSGCGKTTLLRLLAGLETPDAGEIVADGELIFSSSRKISQPIHRRNFGMVFQDFALWPHLSVFENVAFGLRASRQKKELRSRVQEALRSVRLEGLELRFPHQLSGGQQQRVAFARAVVTRPRLVLFDEPLSALDAVLRDEMRLELLSLVKDMGITALYVTHDQTEAMSMSDEVVVMHGGSILQTGAPEEIYKKPAEPFVARFIGRSNWIVPGKQMLRPEQLRWIDREGTSQAFTGIIRHVSYMGDRYEVILEMQGMGTWTAYHSHRLTVGESIQVYASQEHIHHLN; this is encoded by the coding sequence ATGAAGCAGCTTATCATTAGCGGACTGGAAAAGAAATTCGGTGACGTGCATGCCCTGAAGCCTGCCGATCTGACCATTGCGGCAGGAAGCTTTACCACGTTGCTTGGGCCTTCGGGCTGCGGTAAAACCACCCTGCTTCGTCTGCTAGCAGGACTGGAAACACCGGATGCCGGAGAAATTGTGGCTGACGGGGAACTTATTTTCTCCAGCAGCCGGAAGATCAGCCAGCCGATTCACCGCCGGAATTTCGGAATGGTCTTTCAGGATTTTGCGCTTTGGCCGCATCTGAGTGTCTTTGAGAATGTAGCGTTTGGGCTGCGGGCATCGCGGCAGAAGAAGGAGCTGCGCAGCCGGGTGCAGGAAGCGCTGCGCAGCGTAAGGCTGGAAGGACTGGAGCTGCGGTTTCCCCATCAGCTGTCCGGCGGGCAGCAGCAGCGGGTCGCTTTTGCCAGAGCGGTGGTGACCCGGCCCCGGCTGGTGCTGTTCGATGAACCACTCAGTGCGCTGGATGCCGTCCTCCGGGATGAGATGCGGCTGGAGCTGCTCTCCCTGGTGAAGGACATGGGCATCACGGCATTGTACGTGACACATGACCAGACCGAAGCGATGTCCATGTCGGATGAGGTGGTTGTCATGCATGGCGGAAGCATCCTACAGACCGGTGCCCCCGAGGAAATTTACAAGAAGCCGGCAGAGCCTTTTGTTGCCCGCTTTATCGGCAGGTCAAACTGGATTGTCCCCGGGAAGCAAATGCTTCGTCCGGAGCAACTACGCTGGATCGACAGGGAGGGAACCTCTCAGGCATTTACCGGAATTATCCGGCATGTCAGCTATATGGGTGACCGCTATGAGGTCATTCTGGAGATGCAGGGAATGGGCACCTGGACGGCCTATCATTCACACCGCTTAACGGTGGGTGAGAGCATTCAGGTCTACGCCTCACAGGAGCACATTCACCATCTGAACTAA
- a CDS encoding ABC transporter substrate-binding protein — protein MNFIKKSKLGSVLLTAVLSISLAGCGSSNTPEANAKANDSKTKNNNTPTATEQASPPAENTLSGSLVVYSAGPEGLANKIKEGFEAKTGVKVEMFQGTTGKILARMEAEKSNPVVDVVVLASLPSMQGMKNDGLLLPYQEAVNAGKLVSDWSDAEGNYFSYSASALGIVYNTKKVTTPPASWADLGQPEWKGVVNIPDPSLSGSALDFMTGYLSAQGDSGWDLFKQYKANGVAMAGANQEALDPVITGAKSVVAAGVDYMAYKAKADGEPVDIVYPAEGTVISPRPAAIIKTSANVDNAKAFIDYLLSDEAQALVAKAYLLPGRSDVKAENRANLDEIKTFDVNWDWMNEHGDEVSTTFTDLFK, from the coding sequence TTGAATTTCATTAAAAAAAGCAAACTAGGTTCCGTTCTTTTGACTGCCGTACTAAGCATCAGCCTGGCTGGCTGCGGTTCCTCCAATACACCTGAGGCTAACGCTAAAGCGAACGACAGCAAGACCAAAAACAATAATACTCCGACTGCCACTGAACAAGCCTCACCACCGGCAGAGAATACGCTTAGCGGCAGTCTTGTGGTATACAGCGCTGGACCTGAGGGACTGGCGAATAAAATCAAAGAAGGGTTCGAAGCGAAGACCGGAGTCAAAGTGGAAATGTTCCAGGGCACCACAGGCAAGATTCTTGCTCGGATGGAGGCGGAGAAATCCAACCCGGTGGTCGATGTGGTGGTTCTTGCCTCCCTGCCTTCCATGCAGGGCATGAAAAACGACGGATTATTGCTTCCTTATCAAGAAGCGGTGAATGCCGGCAAACTTGTCAGTGACTGGTCGGATGCGGAAGGGAATTACTTCAGCTACAGTGCGTCCGCACTGGGAATTGTCTATAACACCAAGAAAGTAACCACACCGCCGGCTTCCTGGGCTGACCTGGGCCAGCCGGAATGGAAGGGCGTGGTCAACATCCCCGATCCTTCGCTCTCTGGCTCGGCACTGGATTTCATGACCGGTTACCTGAGTGCTCAGGGAGACAGCGGCTGGGATCTGTTCAAGCAATATAAAGCAAATGGGGTGGCGATGGCAGGGGCGAATCAGGAAGCACTGGATCCGGTAATTACCGGTGCCAAATCCGTGGTTGCCGCAGGGGTAGATTATATGGCCTACAAAGCCAAAGCGGATGGAGAGCCGGTGGATATCGTGTATCCGGCTGAAGGCACAGTGATCAGCCCGCGTCCGGCGGCCATTATTAAGACGAGTGCAAATGTGGACAACGCCAAAGCATTTATTGATTATCTGCTTTCTGATGAAGCCCAGGCACTCGTAGCCAAGGCGTACCTGCTGCCGGGAAGAAGCGATGTGAAGGCGGAGAACCGCGCCAATCTGGATGAAATCAAAACCTTTGACGTGAATTGGGATTGGATGAACGAACATGGCGATGAAGTGTCCACAACATTTACGGATTTGTTCAAATAA
- a CDS encoding ABC transporter permease, whose amino-acid sequence MKINALRSFKWVSSSLALCILAILVLLPLLLIFWTSIYSGQKLDITAPLRTITGNSGLMKVLLNSLGLGASVVALTTVFALPLAWIMAKSDIGRHAWLDVVLLIPFMTPPYIGSMGWMLFMQTGGYMEQVLPSSAALTPYFFSYGGMVLIMSLHLFPFLYLLLRNALLQIGGGLEEAASVHGAPFFYKVRRVIVPLLLSSYGLGVLLIFVKTIAEFGTPATFGRKIRFYVLTSEIHKYISSWPIDFGKATSLASLLLGVCLILWYIQTIISSRYSYRLVGGKGIRSKHYAAKGALGFFSWGYIVLLLLASVGVPYFSIITASLLKLRGEGLSWGNLTLSHYAELLSPGSPGLQALINSFSLAIVASSIAVILGTWLALIIGKGTAWRQKWTDLFSLLPNTVPGIVLVVGLILLWNARWMPVPLYNTYGMVVLTYVVLFLPYTVQYVKASYGQIDSSLMQAGQVFGGSKTYVFRRILLPLILPGMAAGWMMTFTISGRELVASLLILPPSMQTSATYIFAQFEQGAVAMGMAMAVISVGVTTALLLVIQYLSPDRKRRQL is encoded by the coding sequence ATGAAAATTAACGCTTTACGCTCATTTAAGTGGGTGAGCAGCAGCCTTGCTTTGTGTATACTGGCCATTCTGGTGCTGCTGCCGCTGCTTCTGATCTTCTGGACCAGCATTTATTCTGGTCAAAAACTCGATATCACCGCGCCGCTCAGGACCATTACCGGAAACAGCGGGCTAATGAAGGTGCTGCTGAATTCTCTGGGTCTTGGAGCAAGCGTAGTCGCCTTGACTACAGTGTTCGCCTTGCCGCTGGCCTGGATTATGGCCAAGAGTGACATCGGGCGTCACGCCTGGCTGGATGTTGTCCTGCTGATTCCGTTCATGACGCCGCCTTACATCGGTTCCATGGGGTGGATGTTATTTATGCAAACTGGTGGCTATATGGAGCAGGTTCTTCCGTCTTCTGCAGCGCTGACCCCTTATTTCTTCAGCTATGGGGGGATGGTGCTGATTATGAGCCTGCATCTGTTTCCTTTCCTCTATCTGCTGCTGCGCAATGCACTGCTGCAGATCGGGGGCGGTTTGGAGGAAGCGGCTTCGGTTCACGGCGCTCCATTCTTTTACAAGGTTAGAAGAGTTATTGTGCCCTTGCTGTTATCGAGTTACGGGCTTGGTGTGCTGCTGATCTTTGTTAAGACGATTGCTGAATTTGGGACACCTGCGACCTTCGGGCGCAAAATCAGGTTTTATGTTCTGACCTCGGAAATTCATAAATATATTTCCAGCTGGCCGATTGATTTCGGCAAAGCGACTTCACTGGCCAGCCTGCTGCTCGGAGTCTGCCTGATCCTCTGGTATATCCAGACGATCATCAGCAGCCGCTATTCTTACCGCCTGGTGGGCGGGAAAGGGATACGCAGCAAGCATTACGCCGCAAAGGGAGCCTTGGGCTTCTTCAGCTGGGGGTATATTGTGCTGCTGCTGCTCGCTTCCGTCGGAGTCCCGTATTTCTCCATTATTACCGCATCATTATTGAAGCTGCGCGGAGAGGGGCTGTCGTGGGGGAACCTGACGTTAAGTCATTATGCTGAGCTGCTCTCTCCAGGATCACCAGGCCTGCAGGCACTGATCAACAGCTTCAGCCTGGCGATTGTTGCTTCGAGCATCGCAGTAATTCTTGGTACATGGCTCGCGCTGATCATTGGCAAGGGCACAGCATGGCGGCAAAAATGGACCGATCTGTTCAGCCTGCTGCCGAACACCGTTCCGGGCATTGTCCTTGTCGTTGGGCTGATCCTCCTGTGGAATGCCCGCTGGATGCCGGTCCCGCTCTATAACACCTATGGGATGGTCGTGCTGACCTATGTCGTGCTGTTCCTTCCCTACACCGTGCAGTATGTCAAAGCCAGCTACGGGCAGATTGATTCCTCCCTGATGCAGGCGGGGCAGGTATTTGGCGGAAGCAAGACTTACGTGTTCCGCCGTATCCTGCTGCCGCTCATTCTTCCCGGAATGGCGGCTGGCTGGATGATGACCTTCACCATCTCCGGCCGTGAATTGGTGGCCTCGCTGCTGATTCTGCCGCCGTCGATGCAGACGTCGGCGACTTATATCTTTGCCCAGTTTGAACAAGGTGCAGTGGCGATGGGCATGGCAATGGCCGTAATCTCCGTAGGCGTTACAACTGCATTGCTGCTTGTAATTCAATACTTAAGTCCAGACAGAAAGCGGAGACAACTATGA
- a CDS encoding MBL fold metallo-hydrolase, which yields MTKLTIWGGAGEHGRSSYLLQGKEACILLDCGVKKEGKGEYPLLDAAVIPQLQAVFLSHAHEDHSMALPLLYKYGYKGKVWTTRDTVRQLPGYFEAWSRYAAAESARLPYGDEDKQAMEFMFLDEQAGPRSWLNVAPGLRVQWGRTGHLAGAVWLALEWEGKTVYFSGDYTEESQLLAVDRPQALFLSGPEAGREQGDADLAIIDAAYGADPEEQHVKLLQLETAVRDTLEGSGCVLLPMPLQGRGQELLIWAAERFPQAQLVVEEALLAPLRALRTRSAWLRDEASGCIEQLLNSRNLEAVSSPSERKEALRQRKNKIIFTNDALLQSPTAQWYYRQLLDVPGSHVIFTGHLPEGSFGRNLLGQQGSGSCMVSLIRYKVHQGLPDIRRMLRAVPSRRTVLVHAPKKQTDQVLSILEEEGFTGLYSLLPGDSISF from the coding sequence ATGACCAAGCTGACCATATGGGGGGGCGCCGGGGAGCATGGGCGCTCCTCCTACCTTTTACAGGGTAAGGAAGCCTGTATTTTGCTCGATTGTGGTGTGAAGAAGGAAGGGAAAGGAGAGTATCCGCTGCTGGATGCCGCGGTTATTCCGCAGCTTCAAGCGGTCTTTCTATCCCATGCCCATGAGGACCATTCGATGGCCCTTCCGCTGCTTTATAAATATGGCTATAAGGGGAAAGTATGGACAACACGCGATACCGTCAGGCAGCTGCCCGGCTATTTCGAGGCGTGGAGCCGGTATGCGGCCGCTGAGTCAGCCAGGCTGCCTTATGGAGATGAAGACAAGCAGGCGATGGAATTTATGTTTCTGGACGAGCAGGCCGGACCCCGCAGCTGGCTGAACGTTGCACCCGGCCTGCGTGTGCAGTGGGGACGAACCGGACATCTGGCTGGTGCGGTATGGCTTGCCCTGGAGTGGGAGGGGAAGACGGTCTACTTCTCCGGTGATTACACCGAGGAGTCGCAGCTGCTGGCAGTGGACCGGCCACAGGCGCTGTTCTTGTCCGGGCCTGAGGCAGGCAGGGAGCAAGGAGACGCCGATCTGGCCATCATCGACGCCGCCTACGGAGCGGATCCCGAAGAGCAGCATGTGAAATTGCTGCAGCTGGAGACTGCGGTCCGGGATACTTTAGAAGGCAGCGGCTGTGTGCTGCTGCCGATGCCGCTGCAAGGCCGGGGCCAGGAGCTGCTCATCTGGGCTGCTGAGCGGTTTCCACAAGCGCAGCTTGTGGTGGAAGAAGCTCTGCTGGCTCCGCTCCGGGCGTTGCGAACCCGTTCAGCTTGGCTGAGAGATGAGGCTTCCGGCTGCATTGAACAGCTCCTGAACAGCAGGAACTTGGAAGCAGTCTCCAGTCCTTCCGAGCGGAAGGAGGCACTGCGGCAGCGGAAGAATAAGATAATCTTCACGAACGACGCACTGCTCCAGTCGCCTACAGCCCAGTGGTATTACCGGCAGCTGCTTGATGTTCCCGGCAGCCATGTGATTTTTACAGGCCATTTGCCTGAAGGCAGCTTTGGCCGCAACCTGCTTGGGCAGCAAGGCAGCGGCAGCTGCATGGTTTCACTGATCCGCTACAAGGTGCATCAAGGCCTTCCTGACATCCGCCGGATGCTGCGGGCTGTTCCAAGCCGCCGCACAGTGCTGGTTCATGCCCCTAAGAAGCAGACGGATCAGGTGCTTTCCATCCTGGAGGAAGAAGGGTTTACGGGACTGTATTCTCTGCTTCCCGGGGATAGTATCTCCTTCTGA
- a CDS encoding FtsX-like permease family protein, whose translation MHAIMTICWGNLRKRKVQNSLIALLILLSTLLTNTAITVISNSEDLYESLHRDTKGSHELLMFSRGLHNPQKSAQWWSQQDGVTASVLLPYKPLAGVKHRGEDIPNLYLYMMNTPDRPFGTDELVFAQGPETAHPEQGTIWIPTSLAYKYDVSIGDELQFKTGNTPLSLTVSAVVIDLPLGGPFSTTARIWMNSSDYQQDLSSVQDTDSYILGLRFADYSQRADYWERFEKFLGTPFMEEMNSYEQISAFYFIMNKIIGFVMSFLGIVMMLVALFTISFTISDAILANYKTIGIFKSMGLTSRQIIGTYVAQYSFLALLSILPGLWISRFLSGVIIEQSLSFLKTDHSSIRLQGAWTDWMVGAGMLLLILVCVWIYASKTRSIQPMQAIRYGMSEASHSSLGKRSKGRGKRGREFERWPVPAVIGLRNVTKNLKGSILMLILTTVTTSVLVFGFVLLNSIYQMQKTSPLWGYDASDIVVMVVNEADFDREALNAEVKADPAILNLNWAGQSIGVVSAETMRSSGKVDDVSQSLSIPLNAVEGSLDEVGFASINGRNPVNRNEISIGINISRQLGKELGDVIELYVEGERHTFTVTGIYQSIANMSNQARITSDALTQFHPDTAYLNLINDDDAEKIVQQLNDKYGPGIQAIKQQTLLDSVFKEATAVLIIPMSILSLLFLLVTCLIIYSTCRIHIRKETKTYGIYKSIGLTSNNIRGAVTWSIVALSAAGAVLGIGCGVFLLPGILRGLLSSYGIVKLPLLMQWAGISFLALLSITVAGLGCWIASSVIRSTSPRVLVTE comes from the coding sequence ATGCATGCAATAATGACGATTTGCTGGGGGAATCTGAGGAAACGCAAAGTTCAGAACAGTCTGATTGCGCTGCTTATTCTGCTGTCCACGCTGCTGACGAACACCGCGATAACCGTTATTTCCAACTCGGAAGATCTTTACGAAAGCCTGCATCGCGACACTAAAGGCTCCCATGAACTATTAATGTTCAGCAGAGGTCTTCACAATCCGCAGAAGTCAGCCCAGTGGTGGTCCCAGCAGGATGGCGTAACGGCATCCGTGCTGCTGCCTTACAAGCCTTTGGCAGGAGTTAAACACCGCGGAGAAGATATCCCCAACCTGTATTTGTATATGATGAATACACCGGACCGGCCTTTTGGCACAGATGAGCTTGTATTTGCCCAAGGACCGGAGACTGCTCATCCTGAACAGGGTACGATTTGGATTCCAACCTCGCTCGCCTATAAATATGATGTTTCCATTGGTGACGAGCTTCAGTTCAAGACAGGCAATACTCCTCTTAGCTTAACTGTATCTGCTGTCGTGATCGACCTTCCGCTGGGAGGGCCCTTTTCCACAACAGCGCGGATCTGGATGAACAGCAGCGACTACCAGCAGGATCTAAGCTCTGTTCAAGACACAGATTCATATATTCTGGGACTCCGTTTCGCTGACTACAGCCAGCGTGCTGATTATTGGGAACGGTTTGAGAAATTTCTGGGCACTCCATTTATGGAAGAGATGAACAGCTATGAGCAAATTTCAGCTTTCTACTTTATCATGAATAAGATCATCGGTTTTGTCATGAGCTTCCTTGGCATTGTAATGATGCTGGTTGCCTTGTTTACGATCAGCTTTACGATTTCGGATGCAATTCTGGCCAATTACAAAACCATCGGGATTTTCAAATCCATGGGTCTGACTTCAAGGCAGATTATTGGCACCTACGTTGCCCAGTACAGTTTTCTTGCACTGCTGTCCATCCTGCCCGGGCTATGGATCAGCCGCTTTCTATCGGGAGTTATTATTGAACAGTCTCTATCCTTCTTAAAAACAGATCATTCCTCGATCCGGCTCCAGGGAGCTTGGACTGATTGGATGGTCGGAGCAGGGATGCTGCTGCTGATTCTTGTATGCGTGTGGATTTATGCCAGCAAAACCCGTTCCATCCAGCCGATGCAGGCCATTCGTTATGGCATGTCTGAAGCTTCGCACAGCAGCCTTGGCAAACGTTCGAAAGGCCGGGGAAAGCGGGGCCGTGAGTTTGAGCGCTGGCCGGTTCCTGCTGTCATCGGGCTGAGAAATGTAACCAAAAATCTTAAGGGCTCTATCCTGATGCTTATTCTGACCACCGTTACAACGTCAGTGCTGGTCTTCGGCTTCGTCCTCCTGAACAGCATCTATCAAATGCAGAAAACCTCGCCGCTCTGGGGTTATGATGCCTCTGATATTGTTGTCATGGTCGTGAACGAAGCGGATTTCGACCGTGAAGCTCTGAATGCCGAGGTTAAGGCCGATCCCGCTATCCTGAACCTTAACTGGGCGGGCCAATCCATCGGCGTTGTGTCTGCGGAAACCATGCGAAGCTCCGGGAAGGTGGACGATGTTTCACAATCCCTCAGCATTCCGCTTAATGCCGTAGAAGGGAGTCTGGATGAGGTGGGCTTCGCCTCCATAAACGGCAGAAATCCGGTCAACCGGAATGAAATATCCATCGGCATCAACATCTCCAGGCAGCTCGGGAAAGAGCTCGGAGATGTTATAGAGCTGTATGTTGAAGGAGAGCGGCACACCTTCACAGTGACCGGCATTTATCAGTCGATTGCCAATATGTCCAATCAGGCCAGAATAACCTCGGATGCGCTCACCCAGTTTCACCCTGATACAGCTTACTTGAATTTAATAAACGACGATGATGCAGAAAAGATAGTGCAGCAGCTGAATGACAAATATGGCCCTGGAATTCAGGCCATCAAACAGCAAACCCTGCTCGATTCGGTATTCAAGGAAGCTACGGCGGTCCTGATCATTCCGATGAGCATTCTGAGCCTGCTGTTTCTGCTGGTCACCTGCCTCATTATTTACAGTACCTGCCGGATTCATATCCGCAAGGAAACCAAGACCTATGGCATCTACAAATCCATCGGGCTGACTTCGAATAACATCCGGGGTGCAGTAACCTGGAGCATTGTAGCGCTGTCCGCGGCCGGGGCGGTTCTCGGCATCGGCTGCGGGGTATTCCTCCTCCCCGGCATATTAAGAGGGCTGCTCTCCTCCTATGGTATTGTCAAGCTGCCGCTCCTAATGCAGTGGGCTGGCATCTCCTTCCTCGCTTTGCTTAGTATAACCGTGGCCGGTCTCGGCTGCTGGATCGCCTCCAGCGTTATCCGCAGCACTTCACCACGGGTTCTGGTCACGGAATAA
- a CDS encoding ABC transporter ATP-binding protein, which translates to MPKTAILHTKNLCKTYSTGSEQFHAIRNIDLDIYQGDFTVIMGDSGSGKSTLLYLLSGLDTVTAGEVHFSQQRMDSFSEKELSGLRARKIGYIYQSSNLVPDLTLLENIALPGYVAARPRREVKQKALSLMKAMSIEEQQHRLPAEVSGGQQQRAAIARALINTPEIIFADEPTGSLNYDQGVAVLDILTSMNAEGQSIVMVTHDIKSACRANRLIFIRDGQVGGVLELGAFTPDQLQDRESLIFSYISREGSHT; encoded by the coding sequence ATGCCGAAAACCGCGATACTTCATACCAAAAACCTGTGTAAAACCTATTCCACCGGCAGCGAGCAATTCCACGCCATCCGAAATATTGATTTGGACATCTACCAAGGGGATTTCACCGTAATTATGGGAGATTCCGGGTCGGGAAAATCAACGCTGCTCTACTTGCTTAGCGGTTTGGACACGGTGACCGCAGGTGAAGTCCATTTCAGCCAGCAGCGTATGGACAGCTTCTCCGAGAAGGAGCTTTCCGGGCTGAGGGCTAGGAAAATCGGATATATCTATCAGAGCAGCAATCTTGTGCCCGATCTGACACTGCTGGAAAATATCGCTTTACCCGGCTATGTTGCAGCAAGACCACGGCGTGAAGTGAAGCAGAAAGCCTTGTCGCTGATGAAGGCCATGAGCATTGAAGAGCAGCAGCACCGGCTGCCAGCCGAAGTGTCTGGGGGCCAGCAGCAAAGAGCTGCTATTGCGAGGGCATTAATCAATACGCCTGAGATCATTTTTGCAGATGAGCCGACAGGAAGCCTGAATTATGATCAGGGCGTTGCGGTACTCGATATTTTGACAAGCATGAATGCCGAGGGACAATCCATCGTCATGGTCACTCATGATATCAAATCAGCCTGCCGTGCGAACCGGCTGATCTTTATCCGCGATGGTCAGGTTGGCGGCGTGCTGGAGCTTGGTGCTTTTACCCCTGATCAGCTGCAGGACAGAGAGTCCCTCATCTTCTCCTACATCTCCCGTGAAGGGAGCCATACGTAA
- a CDS encoding HAMP domain-containing sensor histidine kinase: MYWRNWFKPWFASVIACIVIMGGCAAFIQYRLSATEQDVLPDEVVNQARIEISGIMLVLEQHHTEVSSQNRIREELRKWSEEKQLHLQYTGLDGTLLFDSSAPHSMNKDKLNLKSDLHYDLYSSKTAQEMFKLAFPVVDPDSGVQAGNAIFTLPGSLLAYRQTASFPAMFTLLMIALLLVLLLLFRLRYKINHDLLHPVNGLKDHAEAILKGNYGQKAEYAKQDEIGEVYAVFDQMRSEIMTLSMQKEAQSKAQKELISNISHDLKTPLTIVKAYIEAIREGVCSDLPAVMAYMEIMQAQANKMAMLVEDLLVHALRDLDQISVHPVEHYSKEIFESILRPMGPYIRTAGVEFTEPSEIPNVLIRIDPVRIEQLLSNLIANALKHTSAGDTIRVAIVQEQHQLTVTVSDTGEGILPQDMPFIFERYFQGHAPSQFEKRFNEGSGLGLSICKHIIEAHHGTISFKSAKHQGTEFYFTLPIC, from the coding sequence ATGTATTGGAGAAATTGGTTTAAACCGTGGTTCGCCTCAGTCATCGCTTGTATTGTAATTATGGGGGGCTGCGCGGCGTTCATTCAGTATAGACTTTCGGCTACGGAGCAGGATGTTCTTCCGGACGAAGTGGTGAATCAGGCGCGTATTGAGATAAGCGGCATTATGCTGGTTCTGGAGCAGCATCACACCGAAGTCTCCAGTCAGAACAGGATACGGGAAGAACTGCGTAAGTGGAGTGAAGAGAAGCAGCTCCACCTGCAATACACTGGCCTTGACGGTACCCTTCTTTTCGACTCTTCTGCTCCACATTCCATGAATAAGGACAAGCTGAATCTTAAAAGTGATCTGCATTATGATCTATACAGCTCCAAAACAGCACAGGAAATGTTCAAGCTGGCCTTCCCGGTTGTTGATCCTGATTCTGGAGTGCAGGCTGGAAATGCGATCTTCACCTTGCCTGGCTCACTCCTCGCTTACAGGCAAACTGCGTCTTTTCCTGCCATGTTCACTCTGCTGATGATAGCCTTGCTCCTCGTGCTGCTGCTTCTATTCCGGCTCCGGTACAAAATCAATCACGACCTCCTTCATCCGGTTAACGGTTTAAAGGATCATGCCGAGGCCATTCTCAAGGGGAACTACGGGCAGAAAGCCGAATATGCAAAGCAGGATGAAATCGGTGAGGTCTACGCCGTATTTGATCAAATGCGGAGTGAAATTATGACGCTAAGCATGCAGAAAGAAGCGCAGAGCAAGGCCCAGAAGGAGCTCATCTCCAATATTTCACATGATTTGAAAACACCGCTGACCATCGTAAAAGCCTACATTGAGGCGATCCGCGAAGGGGTCTGTTCCGATCTGCCGGCGGTTATGGCGTATATGGAGATTATGCAGGCGCAAGCCAACAAGATGGCCATGCTGGTCGAGGATCTGCTGGTGCATGCTTTAAGAGATTTGGACCAAATTTCTGTACATCCCGTGGAGCATTACAGCAAGGAGATTTTCGAGTCCATCCTCAGACCGATGGGCCCTTATATCCGTACGGCGGGCGTGGAATTTACTGAGCCTTCCGAAATCCCAAACGTGCTAATCCGCATAGATCCTGTCCGAATCGAACAGCTTCTATCCAATCTTATCGCCAATGCGCTGAAGCATACTTCTGCCGGAGATACGATCCGGGTAGCCATCGTTCAGGAACAGCATCAGCTTACGGTGACCGTATCCGATACAGGCGAGGGAATTCTGCCGCAGGACATGCCCTTTATCTTTGAACGTTATTTTCAGGGACATGCGCCTTCACAATTTGAGAAGCGGTTCAATGAGGGGTCCGGACTGGGTCTGTCGATCTGCAAACATATTATTGAAGCCCATCATGGCACCATTTCCTTTAAAAGCGCCAAACATCAGGGGACCGAATTTTATTTCACCCTGCCTATATGCTGA
- a CDS encoding response regulator transcription factor, with translation MQQRKRILIIEDEQDISRILKDYITLQGFDVHIADNGVDGLRLLEAVQPDFIILDIMLPDANGIELCRQIRDKTRTPILILSARSSDTDKVLGLGFGADDYMTKPFSLSELVARIQAHLRRMESLGNPLPQDELISIGTLTIDKKAYKVTQGGREISLSAKEFELLFFLAEHRNQVFSKSQLLDQIWGYTSYGDESTITVYIRRLREKLEADPSNPEYLKTVWGVGYKFNLD, from the coding sequence ATGCAGCAACGCAAACGGATTCTCATCATTGAAGATGAACAGGACATTTCCCGTATTCTGAAGGATTATATTACATTGCAGGGTTTTGACGTACATATTGCAGACAATGGCGTGGACGGTCTTCGGCTGCTTGAAGCAGTACAGCCCGATTTCATTATTCTGGATATCATGCTGCCTGATGCAAACGGGATTGAGCTGTGCAGACAAATCCGCGATAAAACCCGGACGCCAATCCTCATTCTAAGCGCCCGCAGCAGCGATACCGATAAAGTGCTGGGGCTGGGATTCGGTGCGGATGATTATATGACCAAGCCCTTTTCCCTCAGCGAGCTGGTGGCAAGAATTCAGGCTCACCTGCGCAGAATGGAGAGTCTCGGAAATCCGTTGCCGCAGGATGAACTGATTTCTATCGGTACCCTGACCATCGACAAAAAAGCCTATAAAGTAACGCAAGGCGGTCGTGAGATTTCGTTGTCTGCCAAGGAATTTGAGCTGCTGTTCTTTTTGGCCGAGCACAGAAACCAGGTATTTTCCAAGAGCCAGCTGCTCGATCAAATCTGGGGCTACACCTCCTATGGGGATGAGAGCACCATTACCGTGTACATCCGCCGGCTGCGGGAGAAGCTTGAAGCGGACCCCTCCAATCCTGAGTATCTCAAAACCGTATGGGGAGTCGGCTATAAATTCAACCTGGATTAA